The Nanoarchaeota archaeon genome includes the window GATATTGCGAAAATTAAAAAAGAAAGATTCTTCTCTTGCAATGCGTCTTTAAAAGGCAAAAGGAGAAAGCATATAGGACGCTATGTTCTAATGTTCTCGTTTGAATGCGGTGTTGTGCGCATGGAAGGATTTGCGCATCATGATGATGCGTATTAACTGCTTATCCTTCGCATATTCACTTAAAAATATTAGTTGCTTCTAATGAATGGTTACGATGTTTATGCGAGCAAGAATCAACGGTTATATCAATTCAATAATGGAAGAATCCGCACTGATAAAGGACAGCGGAATGCTCTTTCTTGCGGCTTTTGCCGGGAGTTTGTTCTTGTTCGTTGCGAACATTATATTATCGAAGCAGTTCGGGCCCGAAGGCTTTGGAAACTTCAAGACGGTACTCTCATTATTCTTATTTCTTCCTGCACTGATAGAATTCGGCGCAAGTGCCACACTAACAAAATACATCGCAGAGGGCAATACAGGGATAATTAAATGGTTCCTGAAGCTTCGTGTAATAAGCTATGCGGTTGTAGGGGTGTTGCTGTTCATATTCCGGGAGCAGATAGCCGCCGTGTTTCTCAAAAATGAATCGCGGAGCTATTGCGATTTATATATACTTTCTTTGGCGTAAATATGGTATGCGTGATTTTATGGCTGCTGCGCAGATTTCGCAATACGAACTGAGCGTGGAAAAGCTATCCGAAAAGCACAAATCCGTTCTTGAAAATTTCAAAACCGATAATGTGGAGCTCAAAAAATTTCTTGTTGAAGATGCTTTGAAAAATCAGGGGCTGAATATATCGAATACATATCTTTGGTTCTATACGCCCAATAATGAGTTTGTGGCGTATCTGACAATCCTTGCAGACGCCATAGGCATTCATGGCACAGGACTGGGCGAATATTTTTCAAGTCAAAGGCATATTTTACAAAACTCTTCCGGCGCTCAAAATCGGACGTATTTGCGTGCATAGCGAATACTCCGGAAGGGGTATAGGAACGCACATGATAGACTTTGCCACGGTAAAGGCGTTCATGTTAAGCGAAGAGGTAGGATGCAGGTTT containing:
- a CDS encoding oligosaccharide flippase family protein, which gives rise to MVTMFMRARINGYINSIMEESALIKDSGMLFLAAFAGSLFLFVANIILSKQFGPEGFGNFKTVLSLFLFLPALIEFGASATLTKYIAEGNTGIIKWFLKLRVISYAVVGVLLFIFREQIAAVFLKNESRSYCDLYILSLA